The genomic stretch TGCACATAAATGTAAAATTTATGTAAATTCTTGTCTTAATGTAAAATTTCTTTGTAGACACGAAGGACATTTCCATAAAAGACTGCCTCAATTTCGCTTTCCGAAAATCCTTCTTTTTTCATATAAACTTCCAATAGGGGTAAGTCTTCCGGAGATTTCATTTCCAAATTTCCCCCGATGCCGTCAAAATCCGATCCAAGTCCAATACACTGGATGCCTCCCACCTTTTTCATATGCTTCATATGTAAAACCATATCTTCCACCCGGCTTAAGGCTCCTTCCCCCTTCTTCCAGTCATGAAGAAAATCAGCGCAATAATTGATTCCGGTCACGCCGCCTCGTTCCGAAAGCTTTCTAATCATATCGTCCGTTAAGTTTCTTGGGTTGGAGGCAATGGCTCTTGCATTGGAATGGCTGGCCACAAATGGCTTTTCCGTATACCGGAACATATCTTCTATCCCGGCATCCGACAAATGGGAGACATCGATAACCATTCCCAGCCGTTCCATCTCCTGAACAAATTCGATTCCCTTTTCCGTAAGCCCATGCTCCATCTCCGGTTCAAAAAAGGCCTCTCCGTTTTCCTCCCAGATCCGGTTGGGATGCCCCAGTTCATTTTTATAGTTCCATGTAAGGGTGGCCATCCGGACTCCCAGACGGTAAAAACTTCTTAAGAATGCCAGTTCTCCCTGGCAGACGCCTCCTTCTTCTATGGTAAGCATGGCAGACATCTTTCCATTCTTCCGGTTTTCTTCAATATCCCTGTAGCTTTTTACAATACCTATGATATCTTCGTATTTCTCCAGCTCCGTATAAAATAGGTCAACAAGCTTCATACAATATTCAAACGGATGCTCCTGCCTGGCGAGATTTGTATACAAAGCAAAGTTCTGTAAGCAATAATCGCCTTTTTTCATTCGCTCCAAGTCAATATGACAGTCATTTTTTAAGATGGAAAAGACCTTTCCCTCTTCCCTCCGGTAAAAAAGCTCTGAAATGGTATCACAATGCATATCAACAACTTTCATAATTTCTTCCCTTTCTCTTAATTCACTGAAATTACTCTACGCAAAAGGAGCAGCCCAAAAATGAGCTACTCCTTTGGTAACTATGCAAATAGTAACACCAATATGATATATTTGCAAGAAAATATTAGATATTTACTCGCTGCGCAGAGCGTCAATAGGATTCAAAGCAGCAGCCCTTCTGGCAGGCATATAGCCAAATAAAAGGCCGATCCCCACGGATACGCTGAAGGAAACCATGACGGCACCGGGTGTTGGTGTGGCATTCATTCCCATAGCAGTTCCAATGATGGTAGTTGCCACGGAGCCCACCAGGATACCAACAACCCCGCCAAGAGAGCTGGTAACTGCGGCCTCTATTACAAACTGCTGCATGATGTTGCGTTTTTTTGCCCCCAGTGCCTTCCTGATTCCGATTTCTCTGGTACGTTCCGTTACGGACACCAGCATGATATTCATAACTCCAACTCCGGCAACTAAAAGGGAGATCCCGGCGATTCCGCCAAGCATCATGGACATCATGGACATCATGGAATTTAAAGAGTTTAAAAGCTCACTCATAGCAGTAATGCGGTATAAGTCTTCATCCTTGAAAATCCCATAAAGAAAGGTATTGATGGCCTCTTTGGCCTCTGCGGAGTGGTCCATGTCGGCAGTAGCAAAGACATAACTGTTTATGTCTGCAGTGTTGTTCAACTTGGCGGAACTGCTGTAGGGAAGGTACAAAACGTCGTCTGAACCGCCGGCCTTTAGCTCATCCTCATCCTGTCTGGATACCACACCAATAATCTGGTATGCATAACCGTTTATTTTTATGGTCTGTCCAATGGCTTCTTCTGCTCCTCCATATAATTCCCAAGCCACATAATAACCTGCAACACAAACTTTTTGTCTGGATAGGACATCGGAATATTGGAGGAACCGCCCTGAATCCAGGGTCTGATCCTTCATTTCCAGATATTCTTCGCTGACACCGGATACCGTAGTATTGGTCAGGGATTCCGTACCGTTTTTTAGGGTAGAGGACAAGGAAACCTTTGGCGTCATCTGAGAAAAAAGATTTTTGTTGTCTTCATAAAACTGATACATCTGATCCACGGTTACGGACCTGGATGAAAGATTGGTTACGTTCACATTGATCTGGTTGGTACCCATGCTGGTAAATTGTTCCGTCATATAGGACATTTGTCCGTTTACAAGACTCACCAGAATGATAACCGATGCCACGCCGATAATGATTCCAAGCATGGTGAGAAAGGAACGCATCTTATTACCCCAGATGCTCTTTAAAGCCATTTTAAAGGATTGCAGAATATTCATTTACGTCTCCATCGAAATTAATTTTACCATCGTGTACCCGGATCACCCGCCTGGCTTCCTTTGCAATGGCGCTGTCATGGGTGATCATGACGATGGTATTTCCCTCATCGTTCAGCTTTTTTAAGAAATTAAGGACTTCCCGGCTGGTTTTTGAATCCAGAGCCCCCGTAGGCTCATCGGCCAGAATCAGGGAGGGATCTCCTGCCAGCGCCCTTGCAATGGAAACCCTCTGCTGCTGGCCTCCGGAAAGCTGATTGGGAAAATTTTTCCACTTTTCCGCCAGGCCAACCCGTTCCAGAGAGGCCATGGCCCGTTTGTTCCGTTCATTGGTTCCTGCCCCTGCATATAACAGGGGCAGTTCCACATTTTCAAGAAGATTCAGTCTGGGAAGCAGATTGTACTGCTGGAAGATAAAGCCAATCATCTTATTCCGTATCCCGGCCAGCTGGTTATCCGACATCCTGCCCACATCCTCACCGCCCAGAAGATATTCTCCTGACGTGGGAACATCCAGTGCGCCTATAATATTCATGAGCGTGGATTTTCCGCTTCCCGACTTTCCTACAATAGCCACGAATTCCCCGTGGCAGATGGTCAAAGACACGCCGTTGTTTGCACGGACCTCCTCCTCTCCCATCTGGTATATTTTATAGATATCTTTTAATTCAATCAAGGTATTTTCCAAGCTATATAACCTCCTTGCGGCCCTTATGGCTGACGGACGCCGCTGCCGGAACCGCCGCTGCTGCCTTCACTGCGGTACCTGACTCCAGAACCGGAACCTGAGCCGCCTGGGCCTACATTTATGCCGCCCATGCCTCCCGGCATCACAACATTCATTGATGTGCCTACAGTAGTTTGTGCAACGTAAACCTCCTGATTCTCTTCCAATCCGCTGTTAATTTCCACATAATCATCATTGATCAGGCCTGTGGTAACTTCTACCGCCCGAAAGCCTGCCGGAATGTTCCCCTGAGGCTCCTTCACCGAATCATCCTTTACATAGACCTGATTTCCCCGCATAAGCGCATCGGCCGGTACGGCAAGGACATCGGCCGCTTTATCCAAAATGATTACCCCATCTACGTTCATGCCTGGGAGAAGCTCATCCATACCATCGTTTAAGGTGATAGTAACAGGATAATTGGTGACCCCGTTGGAAGTAGAGCTTTCCAGGCTTACATTGGTAACTGTGCCGGAAAAGGTTTTACCAGGTACGGCATCGGCAGTAATATTCACCTCCTGGCCTACTTTCACGGACTTGACATCCAATTCATCCACAGACATTTTAAACGTATAGCCCGACATATCGTATATGACTGCCAGGGTTGTGCTTCCGCTGGAGCTTTTGGTGATCTTATCTCCCGCTTTCACGGTTTTTGTAATGACCTTTCCGGATATAGGTGCGGTAATGGTATAGTTATCATAAGTATTCTCGGTACTCTCCAGTTTGCTTTTTGCTCCTTCCAGAGTTTCCTGGGCCTTTTCCATCGTATCTTTATATGTGCGAAGCAGTTTATCCGCAGACTTGCTTTCCATTGTAAATAGAGGAGTTCCCTTCGTTACATAATCACCTTCATGCACCAGCAGGGTTCCTACCTCCACGTTGGAGGATAAGTCCGCTTTCATGGTCGACTCAAGCTTGGGTTCAAATGTTGCTTCCACACTGCACACATAATCGCCTATCGCTGCCGTAGCCGGGGTATCCGTGGTAAGACCGCCTGGATTTGTAACTTCAATGGTGACATAACGAACGATACGCCCTCCAGTTAAGGTTACATCCATATTGCTGACAGAAGTGACTGCACCCTGAATCTGCTCTCCTGTATCGGTAAGGGTAAGAACCGCCGCCTGTCCGGCCGTTATCTGGGCTGCCTCTCCGGAGAGGAATGGAAGCTTGATCTTCATGGTTTTATCATCATAAACAGAGGCAATTTCCGTATTGTTTCCTACTTTATCACCTTCCTTAATGGAAAGCGATTTTATGTACCCGCTCTCTGTGGATTTATAGGTATTTCCGCTGTAATCACCTAAAGCAGAATTGTAATCATCCAGCGCAGTTTGATAATTTTCCTGAGCTCTGGACAGGGAGTTGTTCACCGATGTCATCTCCGATTCCATGGATGATGTATCGATCCGGTAGAGGATCTGTCCCTTTTCTACCTCGTCTCCCTCTTCAAAATCTGCTGCAATGACTTCTCCTTCCACCAAAGAGGTAATGTCATAGGTATTCTGAGGAGAAATGGTTCCAGAGGAGGATAGCTCAGAAACAATGTCCTGCTTCGTAACTTTTGCAGTTCTTATGCTCTTTGATTCGGCGGATGCTTCCTTTGATTTTTTAAAGCTTGCCGCCGCCATCACTCCTGCCAGCACCGCAAGGATTATGATAAGAAGGATCAAAATCTTTTTTCCCTTTATCCGTCCTTTTCTTTTTTCTTTTGAAAATAATTTCTGAATGACTTTTTTCATTCCGGCTTCTCCTGTTAATCTTCTATTCTATATAATCAATGACAGTCCGGGTTTCATTTCCATCGTTATCTACAGACAGGGTATAGACCAGATTCACGGTATCACCTACCCGTAGATCCCCATAGGAAGAAAATGCAAACTTCATCTCAGTGCTGGTAAGCTCGTAGGTGTTGCCGTCATCCAGTATGATTGCTCCCGGTGTCATTAAATCCGAAGAATCATAAACAACGTTTGTGATTTCCCCAAATACGGCGGAGCGTCCGTTTTCATTTTCGTTTCCAATGGTATAAAGCCACACGGTTTTAGAAATGGTATGATAATATACCAGAACTCCGTCTTCGCTTTCCAAGGAAACATCAATTGCATTGCTGGAATTATTAACAGGTTCTCCATCAAGATAAATATTGGCTTCACTAAGCTTAAAAGGTAATATGGATTTGAGCCTGCTGCTGCTTTTTGCGATCTTCGGTCCCTTGATACTGTTGTCGACCATTGAAAACGGATCGATCTCCCCATCACTGGTCAATTCGCAGTTTAAGCTTTTTCCAAACATGGTTCCAGATTTCGTATCTGTTTTTAACAAATTATAAAACAGGTTGATGCAGTCTTCTTTATTTAAGACTTCCAAAGCCTCTTTATTCAGATTTTCATCCAGTTCCAGAAAATGATATTTGGAAAGCCTGGAACCGGTCTGGTCACCGGTAAAGTCAGAATTTGCATAGCCCAAAAGTCCTAAAACTCCTTTTACCCCTTCCTGAAGTGTTATGGAATCGTCTGGTTTAAAATTTCCTCCTAAATATCCGTTCATCCACCCCTGTTCCGCTGCAATCCTGATTTGGGCTGCATATTCATGGTTTCTTGGAACATCGGCAAATACGGAAGTGTTACTGGTCTTGCCGGCCGTGCTTCGATAGGAGGATGCATTTACCAGCATGCTGGCAAATTCTCCCCGCGTCACCGACAGATTCAGATTCCCGGTGTTCATGATTCCCGAAACTCCGACTACCTTTTTCCTTAAATCAAAACTACTTGATGCCTCAGTTATCATAGGGCTGACTGCCGTCGCGGCCATTACAAAAGCCAGGGAAGCCGCTATTTTACGTCCGTTCATCCAGTTTCTCCTCTCATCATTCAAATCTGAAGCTTATTTTAACAGGCGCTTATGTCTGTTTTGTGACAGTAAGCTGAAATTAACCTGAAACTTGGTATTTCTGACGAAAAGTTCCTTGTATTCTTTATACCATAGCAGACCCTGGGTATGGTATTTCAGCTTATTTTAAGCTTAAACCCTTATGATTAAGCTTAGAAAATTTCTTAACTGCCGCGGCACCCCAATGAATAAGCGGGCAAATTCGTACGCACAAAAATGTAAGATTGCCTAACAGGCAGTCTCAGCTTATAATAGATGACAACAGGTTCATAATAATAAGTATAGGAGAATCGAATCATGAAGGTATTGATTGTAGAAGACGAAGTAAGGCTGGCCGATGCTTTGGGACAGATTATGAAGGAACAACATTACCAGGCTGATATTGTGTATAATGGTACTGACGGTTTGTCCTGCGGTCTTTCCGGGGAATATGACGTCATTGTTTTAGATGTCATGCTGCCGGGAGAAAATGGTTTTCAAGTGGTGAAAAAGCTGAGAGAGGCCCGCATCCAGACTCCTGTTCTCTTGCTGACCGCACGGGATGACATTCAGGATAAGGTAACCGGACTTGACAGAGGAGCTGATGACTATATGACAAAGCCCTTTATACCGGAAGAGCTGTTAGCCCGCATCAGGGCTCTCTCCCGCCGTCAGGGAGAAGTAATCGTAGAAGAAATGAAATTCGGAGACTTGACACTTTCTCTCTCTGGCAATGATTTATGCTGCGGCACCAAATCCATTCATCTTGGATATAAGGAATTTGAAGTGTTAAAGATCCTTATGAGCAATTCCGGAAGGATCGTTTCAAAGGAAACTCTCATCTCAAGGGTATGGGGCAGCGATTCCGACGCAGAGGACAATAATGTTGAGGCTTATATTTCCTTTTTACGCAAAAAGCTGAATTTTGTGGGTTCAAGGGTGGAAATCAGCACTCTCCGAAAGGTCGGATACCGCCTGGAGGAAACAACATGATAAAAAAATTAAGAAGACGGTTTGTTTTAGTTAACATGATTTTTGTAATAACCATTCTTTCCGCTGTTCTTGGTATCTTTTACTACGCCAATTTTAAACGCATCGAGCGGCAGACCGTCATGGCTCTTTACCAGGCCGTCGACCGAAACCAGCCGGACCATCTGCCGGATAAGGTAGAAATCACCCGCAGACCTCAAAGGAACCTGCCGCCTCTTGTCCCTATTTTCGTGGTTAATTTAAACAACCGCAACTCCATAGAAAACATAAGGGAAAACAATTTAACGGTTACCAGGGAGCTGGCTTCCACCCTGGTGGAGCTGGCAAAAGCGAATGACTCTTCCCAGGGGGAACTTAAGGATTATTCTCTTCGCTACCTTAAAGTTTCTTCCATAGAGGGTACGAAAATAGTATTTGCAGACCAAAGATATGAACGGGATAATTTAAAAGCCCTCCTGATCAATTGTCTGCTGATCTTTCTTGCGGCGGTTTTTCTTTTTTTGATCCTGAGTATTTTCCTTTCCCGTCTGGCGTTAAGGCCTGTGGAAACCGCATGGCGGATGCAAAACCAGTTCATTGCCGATGCATCCCATGAACTTAAGACACCTCTTACTGTAATTCTGGCCAATTTACAGATTCTTTCCCTTCATAAGGAATGCACCATCATGGATCAGCAGAAATGGCTGAACAACACAAAAGAAGAGGCAGAACGCATGAAGCAGCTTGTGGAAGAACTGCTCTTTTTGGCCCGCTCCGATACTGGGGCCGTCCAGGCCTCCCAGATGGCAATGGCTCCTCTTGATTTCAGTGACATCGTATTAAACGGTGTCCTGCTTTTTGAATCCGTTGCCTTTGAAAATAAGGTGAACCTGGAAAATAAAATTGATACCGGTATTATCCTGGAAGGCTGGGAAGTCCAGCTAAAGCAGGTAATCAACATCCTGCTGGACAATGCCTGCAAATACGCTGGTAAACATGGTTCCGTATCTGTCAGCTTAAAAAAATCCACCCATAATGCCGTCTTGACCGTTCAAAATACGGGAGACCCTATTCCCGAAAAGGAGCAGATCCATGTCTTTGAACGGTTTTACCGGACGGATGAATCAAGAGCCCGTAAGGATGGAGGCTATGGACTTGGCCTTTCCATTGCAAAGACCATTGTTGACCACCATAAGGGAAGGATTAACCTGACCAGCAGCCTTGAAACAGGAACTATTTTTACTGTCAGCTTTCCCCTCTCTTCCCGCCAGCACATAAACAGAACATAAAAAAGGAGCAATTGCAGGTTTTTACCTCAATTGCTCCCTTCTCTTATTTATTTAGAAACTGCAATTCCATGATCCTCAATTCTCTTTCTGATACCCAGCATTCTTTCGTCGGTCTGTGCGATCACATCCGCACACTCCCGCAGTTCTTCGCTGATTTCCTGGGAATACTCTTCCACTTCTTTTTTATATTTTAATTGGTGGTCCAGACTGGCCCAGAAATCCATGGCAATGGTACGGATCTGGACCTCTGCCCTCATCCATTTTTTCTGGTCGGAAAAGAACACGGGGATCTCTACGATCATATGATAGCTGCGGTAACCATTTTTTTTGGGGTGGCGGATGTAATCCTTAATGGCAATGATATGTACATCATCCTGGCGGGCCAGCATATCTGCCACAGCATAAATATCATCAAGGAACGAGCAGATCACGCGGATTCCTGCAACATCATCCAGATTTTCCATCATGGATTCCAGGGAAACCGGCAGCCCTCTGCGCTGCAGCTTTTCCACAATGCTGATGGGCTTCTTTACTCTTGATTTAACCATTTCAATTGGGTTTCTGGAGTTCCTGACTGACAGTTCATCATTTAGGACCTCCAGCTTTGTCTTGATCTCCCGGATGGCACAGGTATACATCATCATAGCTTCCTGAAACTGGTATGCCTGCTTCATAAGCGGGTCCGGAACCTGAACCAGATTGGGAACATTCACAATGGACTGGTTCAATTCACTATTGGGGTTCATGCTAATATTCATTCTTATCCCTCGAAACTTACATTACTTTAAGCTTTCTCTGCTGCCGAAACTGCCTCGTTAAGCCAGTTCACCTCTAAATACTCGACCGTACCGCCATCCACTGCGGCTGCGATCTGTGGATCAATGGGGATTTTAGCCAGAACAGTAAGACCATTCACTTTGGCTGCTTCATCCACGCGGCTCTCCCCAAATACTGAAATCTGCTTTCCACAGTCCGGGCAATTCAAATAACTCATGTTTTCCACCAGTCCCAGAATCGGTATGTTCATCTTTTTCGCCATATTTACCGCTTTTTCAACAATCATGGTAACCAGCTCCTGAGGAGAGGTGACAATGATAATTCCGTCCACAGGAAGGGACTGGAACACGGTTAAGGGCACATCTCCGGTTCCCGGAGGCATGTCCACGAACATGTAGTCAATATTATCCCATAGGGCCTCCTGCCA from Lacrimispora sphenoides JCM 1415 encodes the following:
- a CDS encoding efflux RND transporter periplasmic adaptor subunit translates to MKKVIQKLFSKEKRKGRIKGKKILILLIIILAVLAGVMAAASFKKSKEASAESKSIRTAKVTKQDIVSELSSSGTISPQNTYDITSLVEGEVIAADFEEGDEVEKGQILYRIDTSSMESEMTSVNNSLSRAQENYQTALDDYNSALGDYSGNTYKSTESGYIKSLSIKEGDKVGNNTEIASVYDDKTMKIKLPFLSGEAAQITAGQAAVLTLTDTGEQIQGAVTSVSNMDVTLTGGRIVRYVTIEVTNPGGLTTDTPATAAIGDYVCSVEATFEPKLESTMKADLSSNVEVGTLLVHEGDYVTKGTPLFTMESKSADKLLRTYKDTMEKAQETLEGAKSKLESTENTYDNYTITAPISGKVITKTVKAGDKITKSSSGSTTLAVIYDMSGYTFKMSVDELDVKSVKVGQEVNITADAVPGKTFSGTVTNVSLESSTSNGVTNYPVTITLNDGMDELLPGMNVDGVIILDKAADVLAVPADALMRGNQVYVKDDSVKEPQGNIPAGFRAVEVTTGLINDDYVEINSGLEENQEVYVAQTTVGTSMNVVMPGGMGGINVGPGGSGSGSGVRYRSEGSSGGSGSGVRQP
- a CDS encoding dipeptidase; this translates as MKVVDMHCDTISELFYRREEGKVFSILKNDCHIDLERMKKGDYCLQNFALYTNLARQEHPFEYCMKLVDLFYTELEKYEDIIGIVKSYRDIEENRKNGKMSAMLTIEEGGVCQGELAFLRSFYRLGVRMATLTWNYKNELGHPNRIWEENGEAFFEPEMEHGLTEKGIEFVQEMERLGMVIDVSHLSDAGIEDMFRYTEKPFVASHSNARAIASNPRNLTDDMIRKLSERGGVTGINYCADFLHDWKKGEGALSRVEDMVLHMKHMKKVGGIQCIGLGSDFDGIGGNLEMKSPEDLPLLEVYMKKEGFSESEIEAVFYGNVLRVYKEILH
- a CDS encoding response regulator transcription factor, yielding MKVLIVEDEVRLADALGQIMKEQHYQADIVYNGTDGLSCGLSGEYDVIVLDVMLPGENGFQVVKKLREARIQTPVLLLTARDDIQDKVTGLDRGADDYMTKPFIPEELLARIRALSRRQGEVIVEEMKFGDLTLSLSGNDLCCGTKSIHLGYKEFEVLKILMSNSGRIVSKETLISRVWGSDSDAEDNNVEAYISFLRKKLNFVGSRVEISTLRKVGYRLEETT
- a CDS encoding ABC transporter permease; this encodes MLQSFKMALKSIWGNKMRSFLTMLGIIIGVASVIILVSLVNGQMSYMTEQFTSMGTNQINVNVTNLSSRSVTVDQMYQFYEDNKNLFSQMTPKVSLSSTLKNGTESLTNTTVSGVSEEYLEMKDQTLDSGRFLQYSDVLSRQKVCVAGYYVAWELYGGAEEAIGQTIKINGYAYQIIGVVSRQDEDELKAGGSDDVLYLPYSSSAKLNNTADINSYVFATADMDHSAEAKEAINTFLYGIFKDEDLYRITAMSELLNSLNSMMSMMSMMLGGIAGISLLVAGVGVMNIMLVSVTERTREIGIRKALGAKKRNIMQQFVIEAAVTSSLGGVVGILVGSVATTIIGTAMGMNATPTPGAVMVSFSVSVGIGLLFGYMPARRAAALNPIDALRSE
- a CDS encoding GTP pyrophosphokinase, which encodes MNISMNPNSELNQSIVNVPNLVQVPDPLMKQAYQFQEAMMMYTCAIREIKTKLEVLNDELSVRNSRNPIEMVKSRVKKPISIVEKLQRRGLPVSLESMMENLDDVAGIRVICSFLDDIYAVADMLARQDDVHIIAIKDYIRHPKKNGYRSYHMIVEIPVFFSDQKKWMRAEVQIRTIAMDFWASLDHQLKYKKEVEEYSQEISEELRECADVIAQTDERMLGIRKRIEDHGIAVSK
- a CDS encoding S-layer homology domain-containing protein; protein product: MNGRKIAASLAFVMAATAVSPMITEASSSFDLRKKVVGVSGIMNTGNLNLSVTRGEFASMLVNASSYRSTAGKTSNTSVFADVPRNHEYAAQIRIAAEQGWMNGYLGGNFKPDDSITLQEGVKGVLGLLGYANSDFTGDQTGSRLSKYHFLELDENLNKEALEVLNKEDCINLFYNLLKTDTKSGTMFGKSLNCELTSDGEIDPFSMVDNSIKGPKIAKSSSRLKSILPFKLSEANIYLDGEPVNNSSNAIDVSLESEDGVLVYYHTISKTVWLYTIGNENENGRSAVFGEITNVVYDSSDLMTPGAIILDDGNTYELTSTEMKFAFSSYGDLRVGDTVNLVYTLSVDNDGNETRTVIDYIE
- a CDS encoding Mrp/NBP35 family ATP-binding protein, yielding MSEVNCTHNCNTCQENCGSREEQVSFLEPLNPASTVKKVIGVVSGKGGVGKSLVTSLMAVGMNGKGYKTAILDADITGPSIPKAFGLSDYGVGMTPNGLMIPATTATGIEVMSANLILDHETDPVIWRGPVIAGAVKQFWQEALWDNIDYMFVDMPPGTGDVPLTVFQSLPVDGIIIVTSPQELVTMIVEKAVNMAKKMNIPILGLVENMSYLNCPDCGKQISVFGESRVDEAAKVNGLTVLAKIPIDPQIAAAVDGGTVEYLEVNWLNEAVSAAEKA
- a CDS encoding sensor histidine kinase codes for the protein MIKKLRRRFVLVNMIFVITILSAVLGIFYYANFKRIERQTVMALYQAVDRNQPDHLPDKVEITRRPQRNLPPLVPIFVVNLNNRNSIENIRENNLTVTRELASTLVELAKANDSSQGELKDYSLRYLKVSSIEGTKIVFADQRYERDNLKALLINCLLIFLAAVFLFLILSIFLSRLALRPVETAWRMQNQFIADASHELKTPLTVILANLQILSLHKECTIMDQQKWLNNTKEEAERMKQLVEELLFLARSDTGAVQASQMAMAPLDFSDIVLNGVLLFESVAFENKVNLENKIDTGIILEGWEVQLKQVINILLDNACKYAGKHGSVSVSLKKSTHNAVLTVQNTGDPIPEKEQIHVFERFYRTDESRARKDGGYGLGLSIAKTIVDHHKGRINLTSSLETGTIFTVSFPLSSRQHINRT
- a CDS encoding ABC transporter ATP-binding protein; translated protein: MGEEEVRANNGVSLTICHGEFVAIVGKSGSGKSTLMNIIGALDVPTSGEYLLGGEDVGRMSDNQLAGIRNKMIGFIFQQYNLLPRLNLLENVELPLLYAGAGTNERNKRAMASLERVGLAEKWKNFPNQLSGGQQQRVSIARALAGDPSLILADEPTGALDSKTSREVLNFLKKLNDEGNTIVMITHDSAIAKEARRVIRVHDGKINFDGDVNEYSAIL